The Prionailurus bengalensis isolate Pbe53 chromosome E2, Fcat_Pben_1.1_paternal_pri, whole genome shotgun sequence region GCCCCTGTGCCTTCCTGTGCACATCCAATGGGCATTTCGTTCCTGTGTCCTCAACTGAaacttgcttttgcttttttgctttttctgtttgtttttttttttaatatttatttttgagagacagaaagagcacaagtgggggaggggcagagagagagggagacacagaatccaaagcaggctccaggctccaacctgtcagcccagagcccaatgcggggctcgaactcacagactgtgagatcacgaccagagccgaagtcagacacttaactgactcagccatccaggctccccgaAACTTGctttttctacttctgtgtctACCCTACCATTGACCCTGGTCCCCCAGGCCTGACACCTGCATGTCACTCCTTTTCTATCTCCTTCTGCTCCCCATCTTGCATTAGCTGAGTTTTGTTCCAGACATCTCCCATCACTGGCTTCTATTTATCCTCAACACTCAGGGTCACTACTGGCTATCTCTATTCTAAACTCTTCAGCATCCTCCTTTTACTGTGACATTTCTGTCTTTACAGAGTACTTCTAATGGCTTCTTAAGCCCTGCTGGATAAAACCAGAATCCCTACACCTAGCATATGAAATCCTCATGAACCAGCCCCAGCACTCCTCTCTGGTGTCATTTTCCTCTGCTTCCCACGTGCATCCTCCCAGTCAGACCTTTGTAGCAGATTTGTCACCCTGTAGCACCAGCCCCCCATAAGTGTCTGCTTCCTGCCCTGCCCAGTGACCTGGTCCCCAGGGTGTGATCTCTGAGCCTGGCATTGAGCAGGTGCTCAGCAAGGGCAGGGGTGAGTGGGGCATCTTCCATCAGACAGGGCATACCTGTTGAACCCATAAAGGGAGGAAGTCTGCTGCCCTTCTGCAGCATTTCTGAGTTAGGAGGGCTATACCAGTTACCCACAATGGGCCTTTATTACCCTGAGCCCAGCACTGAGGAATTCACGTCTAGGAGGGGAGACTGACAATGCCAGCTTTGCCTGGGGCAGGGCCTCCATCTCCTCAGTTGTGTGGAGCCCCAAGATGGGTGATAGAAGATCTGAGGATGAAGGTTAGGGTGGGACCAGAATGGATCTCTGTGCTCTTGAGCATGGCTTTCTTGTCTTTCAGTTCTGGAACTCCCCAAAGAACTGTCAGAAATCTTCGATCCCACACGAGGTAGGGCTGCATTCTTCCATGGGGTAAAGGGTAGCTCATTCAGTCTTACGGCTGTTTGCTTGCGCTTCTGAGGATCTGTGATTGTGCTTGGTCCCTGGGCAAAGCGTTAAGTTCCCAAGGAATGGCTAGGGGAGTCCCCTTCATGGGCTTTGGTGGGTAGAGAGGCAGGAGCCAGAATGTAACTgaactctccctttctccccagaaTGCATGAGCTCAGAGCTGCTGGAGGAGCTGATGTCTTCAGAAGGTGGGTGGCCCAGGAAGGTGGGGAGCGGCGgttggcagggggtgggcagcTGCTGGGAGGGGCCTTGGCCCAGAGTCTCAGCCTGATGCTCTCTGCAGTGTTTGCCCCTCTCCTCCGCCTTTCTCCACCCCCTGGAGACCACGATTACATCTACAACCTGGACGAGAGTGAAGGTGTCTGTGACCTCTTCGACGTGCCTGTTCTGAATCTCTGACTGACAGAGACATGCTCTGTGTGGCTGGGACACAGACTGTGTGACCTGGGGGCTGCCTGAGGACGTCCCCCATTCTACCCCTACACAGCTTGAGAGCCACAGACTCCTGGCTTCCCCAGCTTTCCCTCACTGCAGTTCTGAACACAACTCCCACTCCTGCACGAGCACCTGTACCGTGCTAGGAAAGTAGGGGAAAGGGGCTCAGCCCCCTTCACCGTGGAGCCAACGTTTGCCTCTTCTTTTCTGGGGCTTTCCTCCACTTCATGCCCTCTCAGAGCCCAGGCTCAGCTACCACTCAGTGGCACAGAACCGAAGACCTGCCATCACCCCGATAGGGCAGCTTGTCCAACCCTACTGCCCTGTTCCAGccaacccccactcccccccactcTGAGGTGGGGAGCCTAGGGTGGAGCCTGATGCTCTCCGGCACCACCCCAGCCTCCTTCACTTTTCCCCACCCCCTGAACCTGCAGCTCCCCTTGGACCTCTGTGTGTATCCCCCATCTGCCTGGCCCTTAGCCCTGAGAACCTATAGgtagggttggggtggggggagtgctaacaggaaagaacagagaggTCTTTAGCTAGAAATCTGGGCAAGTGAGTCCCTAAGGATTGGTCCAATCTCCTGCTGCCCTGTaggtctccctctcctctgcctgccccaccgttgtttattcatttatcctcATTTAGAGCCATTTCCAGAGATTTAGAAAGATTTGCAGTAACGAATGGATTCctatataaagattatttttatactttttgcaGCAAAAGGAAATTGTAATATTTGTACAGTGTGCGAGTGAATAAAGACCGTGCCTAAGGCTGTATCTGATCTGGTTCTTTCTGGGCCCCTCCCTGGAATTCTGCTGGATAGGTGGTGGGACCGGGTGGGTCACCTTGCCGGAAAGGGAGGTGTGGCTGCTCTGGCAACccatcctccccgcccccacctgccgcaccttggggcggggcggggccgcctCTTGGGGCGGGGCAGGCGCCTACCCCCGGGACTCCAACCCGGAACTAGTCTGGCTCCCTTGGGAAGGCCGCGGCGCTTGGCCTGGAGCGATCCTGACCGTTGAGTGCGGGCCACGGGGTCCAGGCCTTGGACAGGGAGACGCCCTCGTTCTCGGAGGCACCAGACCAGGCACGCCCTCGGCCGGAGGTTGGACAGTCTGGAAACTACAGGCGTCCCCGCCCAGCTGGACCATGGCGCCCCCGAGGAACGTGGTGAAGATCGCGGTCCAGATGCGTGACGCCATCCCGCAACTCATCCGGCTGGACCAGGTCACTAGGCCTGTCTGGCTCCATTCACCCCACCACTCACCTCTGGGCCGCCCCCCTTCCCCTCGGAACTCCCAGCTTCCTTCCCAACtcctccccacacctgccccatAAGTGACCTCTTCACTTGCAGGCAAAgcctctggctgctgtgctgaAGGAGGTGTGCGACGCGTAAGTGCAGGCTAgccaggcgggggaggggatTGGGAGAtgggagggcagaagggaggggtgCCCCCTACCTGCCTCACTGAGTCTCTGCTGCCCGCAGGTGGAGCTTGGTTCACTCTGAACGCTATGCCCTGCAGTTTGCTGATGGACATAGGAAATACATCACTGAGAACGTGAGTCTTCCACTCCCCGCCAGGCCCATATTCCACTGTGCGacatccccaccccctgcaagCACACCTGGTCTTGATTACTCAGACTCATCCCACTGTCTGGAATGTGATCTTTTCCTGACTCCCAAACCCTCCCTCACCGAGAACCCCAATTGACCAGTCCTCAGAGCCCTTTTtgacttctctccctttctttccatcttctccAGAACCGTACAGAGATCAAGAATGGCAGCATCCTGTGCCTCAGCACTGCCCCAGTAATGCCCTTACTGATCCCACCCtcttttcctgctcttcttctatgcctccttcctgcccaccttcctctctgccccagaTCTGGAGGCCGGGACTCCAACTCCGCAGTGCCCCACCTAGTGGACATCTGAGTCCCCACACCTCAGTTCTTCTACCCAAcctcctcacctctcccacccctgccaggACCTTGAGGCTGAGCGACTGTTGGGTGGGCTGCAGTGTGGGAGCCGTGAAAGGCGCCGGGAAACTCTGCAGCACCTCGTCTTGCTGGCCCCAGACATGACCTTTGCCCAAGAGGTCATCAGCCGTGATGGGCTTCAGAGACTAGGCACCATCATTGAGGATGGAGATGAGTGAGCACAGGACTGTGGTGGGTGGTGGAcatggtggggctgggggtcctGGTCTGGTCCTGCTCAGCCCCATATGTCCCCCCAGCTTAGGGGAATTGCTGGCCCTTGCACTGAGGGCCTTCTTGGAGCTCATGGAACATGGCATGGTGTCTTGGGAGACGCTCAGCATCCCTTTTGTTAGGAAGGTGGGTTGCCTCTTCTaggggcagcaggggtggggtcaGGATCTGGCCTTCCATGGTGGTGAAATGCTAACAATCCCCTTCCCCTGTTACAGGTGGTATGCTATGTGAACATGAACTTGATGGATGCATCTGTGCAGCCCCTGGCTCTCAGGCTGTTGGAGAGTGTGACTTtgagcagccctgccctgggccagcTGGTCAAAAGTGAGGTGCCACTGGATAGGCTGCTGGTACACCTACAGGTGTAAgtgtctgggggtggggatggaataCAGATGAGGGGTGTGGACCGAGACCCTGGATAGCCAGCTGAGCCCTCCTTTTCTTGCCCCAGGATGAATCAGCAGCTACAAACCAAGGCTATGGCCTTGCTGACAGCCTTGCTGCAGGGGGCCAGCTCTACTGAACGCAAGGTGAGTGTCCCATCTGGTGGCTGGCTGTGGGGGCAGGAGCTGGTGGGTACTGTGCTCTATCCTGGGATTGCAGGGTGGGTGCTCATGGTGGGGCTAAATCATCTAAGTCCCTTTCCCACCCAACTCAGCACATGCTTGACTACCTGTGGCAGAGAAACCTTCGCCAGTTCATCTATAAGGTAGGAAGGACTGGGCTAGGCAGACCCCtccccactttccctctcccagTAAGCCGACACTCACACCCGTGGGCTGGCTGTTCTGCAGAACATCATCCACAGTGCAGCACCGCTGGGCGATGAGATGGCTCATCATTTGTACGTACTGCAGGCCCTTATGTTGGGGCTGCTGGAGCCACGTATGCGGACACCACTGGACCCCTACAGCCAGGTGGGTGCTTTTGGAGTGCACAAGGCTGGGGCCAGCTAGAGAATGGCCTTGAATCTATGATCCTGATACTCCCTTACTCCACAACAATGACCCCAGGAACAGCGGGAGCAGCTGCAGGCCCTGCGCCAGGCTGCCTTTGATCCTGAAGGGGAGTCTTTGGGCACCGGGCTGAGTGCTGACCGTCGCCGTTCCCTCTGTGCCCGCGAGTTTCGAAAACTGGGCTTCTCCGTGAGCAACCCCTCCCtagctccccacccctgcctcaacCCAGGGCTGCTTTGTTCCAGAGGCCTGGAGTCCTTACTGAGCTATCTGTCCCTCTTTCCCCAGAACAGCAACCCTGCACAGGATCTAGAGCGAGTGCCCCCCGGCCTGTTGGCCCTGGACAACATGCTTTACTTCTCCAGACATGCACCTAGTGCTTACAGCCGGGTCAGTGATATGGTGGAAGGGATACAGTAGGATGCCACCTAAGCAGAGTCTGTATTGCCTTAGCTGCCACTTCTATCCCATTCTCTGTTTCCACTACCCTAGTTTGTGTTGGAGAACAGCAGCCGTGAGGACAAGCATGAGTGCCCCTTTGCCCGGAGCAGCATCCAGCTGACTGTGCTGCTGTGTGAGCTGCTCCGCATTGGGGAGCCCTGTGAGTGGACTGGGCACAGCGTGTCCAGGAACGGGGgacggaagggcagagagggccAGGGGCTGCACACACTTTCTCCCtgagcccctcctgcccccctgctccaggctccgaaACAGCCCAGGATTTTTCACCCATGTTCTTCAGCCAAGACCAGAGTTTCCATGAGCTCTTCTGTGTGAGCATCCAGCTGCTTAATAAGACCTGGAAGGAGATGCGGGCCACCCAGGAGGACTTTGACAAGGTGGGTGGGGTGGAAGCTAGGAGACCTGAGCCAGGGCAGGGGCTCTTCTGAGTAGGGGTCCAGAGCATAGTACTGAGCTGAATTGGTGACTCCAGGTCATGCAAGTGGTGCGGGAGCAGCTGGCCCGCACGCTGGCCTTGAAGCCCAGCTCCCTGGAGCTTTTCCGAACCAAGGTAAACGCGCTCCCCTACGGGGAGGTCCTGCggctgagacagacagagcggcTGCATCAGGAGGGCACACTGGCCCCTCCCATACTGTGAGTAGATGGGAGTGGATCCCCGTCCTGGCTCCACCTTCCTTAGTGCCCATGGGCCTTGCCCCAGTCCCAGTCACCAAgcacctcctccccactcctgccccaccAGGGAGCTGCGGGAGAAGCTGAAGCCAGAACTCATGGGCCTGATCCGCCAGCAGCGTTTGCTCCGCCTCTGTGAGGGGACACTCTTCCGCAAGATCAGCAGCCGGCGACGCCAGGGTGgttgaggggagggtgggcagagagtggctgggtggctgggtggctgggttggggTCAGGGCCCCTCTTGTCACTCCTTCCATCTTCCCTTTCTACCCACAGACAAGTTGTGGTTCTGCTGCCTGTCCCCTAACCACAAGGTGCTGCAGTATGGGGACGTGGAGGAGGCTTCCAGCCCACCCACCCCTGAGAGCCTACCTGAGCAGCGTAAGAATGGGGCAAGGGTCAGGATCAGCCACCTGCTCTCCCCAGACCATGTCGCAGGACCACCTGGGTCCCAGTGATCAGCCTAGCCTTCTTCCTGCAGTCCCTGTGGCTGATATCAAGGCACTGCTAACAGGCAAAGACTGCCCCCACGTCCGGGAGAAAGGCTCAGGGAAGCAGAACAAGGTGAGTGTAGTGGAAGACAGGGGCTCCTTCCCACCCACATCTGCCCTACCCTGTTCCCTGCTCAGTGCTCTCAGCTCCCTGGCTTCCCCAGGATCTCTATGAGTTAGCCTTCTCAGTCAGCTATGAccatggggaggaggaggcataCCTCAACTTCATCGCCCCATCCAAACGGGAGGTAAGTGTCTGGGCCAGGCTGAGCTGAGTTGGGCAGATGGGCCGGGGAAGAGATGGGCAGGCCCTTACGGAGCTGGCCCTGTCCCCAGTTCCACCTGTGGACAGATGGGCTGAGCGCCCTGCTGGGAAGTCCCATGGGTAGTGAGCAGACTCGGCTGGACCTGGAACAGCTGTTGACGATGGAGACCAAGCTGCGGTTGTTGGAGCTGGAGAATGTGCCCATTCCTGAGCAGCCACctcccatccccccgccccccaccaattTCAACTTCTGCTATGACTGCAGCATCCCTGAACCTTGACAGTGAGGTTGGCCGTGGGCCACAGCTGCTGGCACTGCGGCAACCATGAAGGGTGGAGGGTGGAAAAGCCCAGACATCCGGACAGAGGCTGCAGCAGAAATAAAGTCTGCTTGGCTCTTATGTATGTGTCGAGCCAGTTCTGAACCTGTGGGCCAAGCCTGCCTTCAAGCTTAGCTGGCAAATGAGATGGGGCATCAGGTCAAGGTCACTGCTTGGGTCCACAAACCTGGGGAGCCGTAGCTGAGGGTATTCTGCAGGAGGCTGGAGACAAGCTGGACCTATTGTCCTTCCACAAGATGAGTCCTCAGCCTTCCTGAGTGCTGGGCCTGCAGAGAGGGATGGCCTATGGTCTGGAGGGTCAGTTGAGGGACCTGTGGCAAGGCAGAAGGTGTTGTCCTAAGTGGATGCCTTCCTGGGCAACATGAGCAGGGGCCTAGTCTGAAAGCCATGTTTCTAAAAGGCTCCTAACAGTTTGAACTCAGTCCTCAGCCCTGGTTGGCCCTGCTCTTTGTCCTTTTCGAGGCCCTCTGGTGAGAGGCATGAAGGAATAGATGTGAAGCTGGGTCTGCTTTGTGCTGAAGGGCAAACTCAAGATTTCAAACCTGTCCCCTGGTGGTGGAAGGATGTGTTGATTCTGATGAGGGAATTCAGTGCAAGCCTTGCATTCTGATTCAAATCCACTGCAGCAGCAGGGTGTGGTGGTGGCCACGGACAGGCAAGACCACTGGGGACAGAAAGTGGTGAGGGGTATTGGGCCCAGCTGGAGGTCAATCTCAGAGGCTAGCACACCAACCCACAGGGCAGGCTGAAAGCTGCCACTACTCTGACTTTCTCCGTGCCTCTCACTACCACTATTTCTCAACACCATCTCAGTACCTTTTTAACAGTATTGACCATCAACATGTTACCTTGAAAACTGATGAAATGGCATCTCTTTGGAGAATGTGCTGGGAGAGCACCTGCTTCTGACTCAGGCCTCCAGGGCCCAACATGCCCACTCCTACATTAAGAGACTTCCCACCACAGTTGGAATAGTTCAACTTGCTATTGAGTTCAAAATGGAAATCGAGGTCAGGATCCCAGATGCAGTTAAGCCTTCTAATAGCATCAGTTCCTCCTCCCCAATGTCTCCACTCCTTTGTCCAGGCCACCAACATCTTGGCAAGAATCTCCTGACTTCCTGCCTTGCTCCTCTGGTCCTCAATACCCCAAGTCTTTCTCAAACATGAAGTTGATCTGATtatacactcacatgcacactaCCCCCAACCTGTATTTTTCAGTGCCTCCCTGTTGTCCATGGGATGATGGTCACAGTTTCCCAACTGAGCAGAGTTGAGCTAAGATGGGCTGCAGACACGTGGTTTATGCCATCTAATAAAAGGCCTGTGGCTTGCAGAGTTCTCTGTGCTTGATCCAAGCTGGCATCCTCCCTGCATCCTGTGAGACCCGCCCTTTCCTCCCCAGTGCCAGCTCTGGCCTGCACTGTGCATTTCCCTGGTCCTTTCTGAttgtcctcttccttcccttctgctcGCTTTTCACTGCCTTGAGTCTTTCCTTGATCTCCCAGGGTATGTTCATTGCTCCCCTGGGCTCCCAGTTCCAGGTGCTTCTCTATTTATGCATGCCCTGCACACTGGACTGTCCCTGTCTGTTGGCTAATTTGCCTCCCCCAGTGACCAGGGCGCTGGGAAAGCTTTGGCACCTCTAAATCCCCACATAAAGTACAGTGCTGCAGGCACTCAGGCAGCCATGCTAGCTGTTCCTAGAactgatggatagatggacaaaGTGTGGGTGGACACATGAAGGGCCAAGTGGCTTCTCAGAGCTGCTGTTGAGAAGTCACTGGCACTGTTTAGGAGGTTGGACTAGATGCCCTCTAATGACCCTTCCAAGCCAGAGAtcctgtcctctctctttttttctttctgaagaccACTGCATCCTTAATCATTGTGCTCCTCGGGTCTGTCTGGGATGTGCCTTTCATGCAAGACATGCTTGGAGGCTCATGCTGGGAGAGGCCTCCAGGCTTCTAGTCTCCAACCATGTTGGGGAAGAAGTTAGGACTTGCTGGTGGTGCCTGTGGTGCTTTAGGTCAGGTGTAAGGAAGAAATTGTCTATGTGCCTCTGGTGTTTTGTCCACGTTGTCCCTGGGCTAGGCTGGGCTGCTTCAACTgaggtagggaggggagggagccctttAGCCTGAGAACTTCAGACAAGGAGGTAAGATCTGGAATTTTTAATCTTGTTTGAGTTTACAACAAAGTCTGTGGCTTGGCTGCTAAAACTCCGTGCTGGTAAGGGCTGGGAGAGCTCCTTATAGGGAACAAGGTGAGGCACAGGCCTTAGGTGTGAGAAGTGGGCAGGGCAAGCGGCACAAGGTCGGCTCCTCCCCAACATCAGAGGCATCCCACCTGTGGGCCTGGCCTCCTGACCTAGGTCTGGTCAGGAGAGCAGGAGCTGGCATTTCTATGGGCCTGTGGCAGCAGCCTATAGCTGGAAGAGGCGCTTGCTGGGCTGTAGGGCAGACTGGAGCAGGAAGCCCCTTGTGCTGCCCCGGATTAGTTCTATCCCCAGTCCTAGAAAAGGAGTTTGTAACTTGGGGTATGCGGCAGAGGAGGGTAGGAGGCATTCGGTCAAACTCCAGGTCaagaggccagggctggggactCAGGGCAATGGAGGCTGAGCCAAAGGGTTGGTTACTGACCTGCCCCTAGAGCGTCAAGGTCAGGTCAGCCCCTCCCACGAAGCGGGACTGGATGCAGGCCACCTGGGGCAGTTGGGCTTGGAAGTGCCTGATGGCAGCCATGCTGATACCAGGGCACATGGACACATCTAACATCCGGAGCTGCTTGCACGCCTGCTCAATGGTATCCAGAGTTCTGTGGGGAGGCCTCCAGTGAGTGCCTGACCTGGCATGGggacccagcccagcccctgtaCTGATTTGTGGCATCATCAGACAACTCACTGCTCTGTGAGCTGACTGCAGCTGGATAGGTTGAGGTGCCGCAGCCTCGGCCAGGAGCTGGCTGCCTGGGCCCAGCCCTCATCACTGAGGAGGCTGCAGTGACTCAGCACCAAGTGCTCCAGGCTGGGGCAGCCCTTGGCCACAGCCACCAAACCCTTGTCTGTGAGTGCTGGCAACAGGCTCAGTGACAGTTGCCTCAGCTGGGGGAACCGGAGCACCTGCAAGGATGGGGTGAGGAGTGGGAGGGTATGATAGGGCACTGGAGCCCAGGGCTCTTCcaggttcccccacccccagccagaggTAGCAGAAGCCAAAGAGAATGGAACTTCTTCCAAGCAAAGAGTGGGTTGGCCTGGGCCTGGGTCTAGTGCCAGGATCATCAGCCTATCCACACCTCCAGTCCCAATCCCACACCTTGGCCAAACTGGCATCAGTTAGCTTGCTGCAGGCTGTGAGGTCCAATTCCTGCAAGGCCcgcagcatgagcagggaagggccctGTGGCTGGGGAGGCTCCTTGGGGCCTGAGGCCTGATGCTCCAACTCTTGATGTAGCTGTGGGAAGAGACTCCTGCTTCTCAGGTTCCTCCTGAGTTTGGCCCTCAAATGGTCCTAGAGAGACAttcaggaggggcggggggtgggggtgggtagctGAATCCAGGGACCGCCCCCGCCTTCCATGACCTGCACCTGGGGCTCCTGTGTAGGCTCTTCACTTGGTTCCCCCAGCCCCAGAAGTCCCCAGTCTTGGAGCTCCTTGCACCAGGCCAGGCGCAGGACTGAGAGGTGGGTTAGGTAGGCACAGATGGCCTGCAGG contains the following coding sequences:
- the ELMO3 gene encoding engulfment and cell motility protein 3 isoform X5; amino-acid sequence: MRATQEDFDKVMQVVREQLARTLALKPSSLELFRTKVNALPYGEVLRLRQTERLHQEGTLAPPILELREKLKPELMGLIRQQRLLRLCEGTLFRKISSRRRQDKLWFCCLSPNHKVLQYGDVEEASSPPTPESLPEQLPVADIKALLTGKDCPHVREKGSGKQNKDLYELAFSVSYDHGEEEAYLNFIAPSKREFHLWTDGLSALLGSPMGSEQTRLDLEQLLTMETKLRLLELENVPIPEQPPPIPPPPTNFNFCYDCSIPEP
- the ELMO3 gene encoding engulfment and cell motility protein 3 isoform X3 → MAPPRNVVKIAVQMRDAIPQLIRLDQAKPLAAVLKEVCDAWSLVHSERYALQFADGHRKYITENNRTEIKNGSILCLSTAPDLEAERLLGGLQCGSRERRRETLQHLVLLAPDMTFAQEVISRDGLQRLGTIIEDGDDLGELLALALRAFLELMEHGMVSWETLSIPFVRKVVCYVNMNLMDASVQPLALRLLESVTLSSPALGQLVKSEVPLDRLLVHLQVMNQQLQTKAMALLTALLQGASSTERKHMLDYLWQRNLRQFIYKNIIHSAAPLGDEMAHHLYVLQALMLGLLEPRMRTPLDPYSQEQREQLQALRQAAFDPEGESLGTGLSADRRRSLCAREFRKLGFSVSNPSLAPHPCLNPGLLCSRGLESLLSYLSLFPQNSNPAQDLERVPPGLLALDNMLYFSRHAPSAYSRFVLENSSREDKHECPFARSSIQLTVLLCELLRIGEPCSETAQDFSPMFFSQDQSFHELFCVSIQLLNKTWKEMRATQEDFDKVMQVVREQLARTLALKPSSLELFRTKVNALPYGEVLRLRQTERLHQEGTLAPPILELREKLKPELMGLIRQQRLLRLCEGTLFRKISSRRRQDKLWFCCLSPNHKVLQYGDVEEASSPPTPESLPEQPFFLQSLWLISRHC
- the ELMO3 gene encoding engulfment and cell motility protein 3 isoform X4, giving the protein MAPPRNVVKIAVQMRDAIPQLIRLDQAKPLAAVLKEVCDAWSLVHSERYALQFADGHRKYITENNRTEIKNGSILCLSTAPDLEAERLLGGLQCGSRERRRETLQHLVLLAPDMTFAQEVISRDGLQRLGTIIEDGDDLGELLALALRAFLELMEHGMVSWETLSIPFVRKVVCYVNMNLMDASVQPLALRLLESVTLSSPALGQLVKSEVPLDRLLVHLQVMNQQLQTKAMALLTALLQGASSTERKHMLDYLWQRNLRQFIYKNIIHSAAPLGDEMAHHLYVLQALMLGLLEPRMRTPLDPYSQEQREQLQALRQAAFDPEGESLGTGLSADRRRSLCAREFRKLGFSVSNPSLAPHPCLNPGLLCSRGLESLLSYLSLFPQNSNPAQDLERVPPGLLALDNMLYFSRHAPSAYSRFVLENSSREDKHECPFARSSIQLTVLLCELLRIGEPCSETAQDFSPMFFSQDQSFHELFCVSIQLLNKTWKEMRATQEDFDKVMQVVREQLARTLALKPSSLELFRTKVNALPYGEVLRLRQTERLHQEGTLAPPILELREKLKPELMGLIRQQRLLRLCEGTLFRKISSRRRQTSCGSAACPLTTRCCSMGTWRRLPAHPPLRAYLSSSLWLISRHC
- the ELMO3 gene encoding engulfment and cell motility protein 3 isoform X1, with the protein product MAPPRNVVKIAVQMRDAIPQLIRLDQAKPLAAVLKEVCDAWSLVHSERYALQFADGHRKYITENNRTEIKNGSILCLSTAPDLEAERLLGGLQCGSRERRRETLQHLVLLAPDMTFAQEVISRDGLQRLGTIIEDGDDLGELLALALRAFLELMEHGMVSWETLSIPFVRKVVCYVNMNLMDASVQPLALRLLESVTLSSPALGQLVKSEVPLDRLLVHLQVMNQQLQTKAMALLTALLQGASSTERKHMLDYLWQRNLRQFIYKNIIHSAAPLGDEMAHHLYVLQALMLGLLEPRMRTPLDPYSQEQREQLQALRQAAFDPEGESLGTGLSADRRRSLCAREFRKLGFSVSNPSLAPHPCLNPGLLCSRGLESLLSYLSLFPQNSNPAQDLERVPPGLLALDNMLYFSRHAPSAYSRFVLENSSREDKHECPFARSSIQLTVLLCELLRIGEPCSETAQDFSPMFFSQDQSFHELFCVSIQLLNKTWKEMRATQEDFDKVMQVVREQLARTLALKPSSLELFRTKVNALPYGEVLRLRQTERLHQEGTLAPPILELREKLKPELMGLIRQQRLLRLCEGTLFRKISSRRRQDKLWFCCLSPNHKVLQYGDVEEASSPPTPESLPEQLPVADIKALLTGKDCPHVREKGSGKQNKDLYELAFSVSYDHGEEEAYLNFIAPSKREFHLWTDGLSALLGSPMGSEQTRLDLEQLLTMETKLRLLELENVPIPEQPPPIPPPPTNFNFCYDCSIPEP
- the ELMO3 gene encoding engulfment and cell motility protein 3 isoform X2 is translated as MAPPRNVVKIAVQMRDAIPQLIRLDQAKPLAAVLKEVCDAWSLVHSERYALQFADGHRKYITENNRTEIKNGSILCLSTAPDLEAERLLGGLQCGSRERRRETLQHLVLLAPDMTFAQEVISRDGLQRLGTIIEDGDDLGELLALALRAFLELMEHGMVSWETLSIPFVRKVVCYVNMNLMDASVQPLALRLLESVTLSSPALGQLVKSEVPLDRLLVHLQVMNQQLQTKAMALLTALLQGASSTERKHMLDYLWQRNLRQFIYKNIIHSAAPLGDEMAHHLYVLQALMLGLLEPRMRTPLDPYSQEQREQLQALRQAAFDPEGESLGTGLSADRRRSLCAREFRKLGFSNSNPAQDLERVPPGLLALDNMLYFSRHAPSAYSRFVLENSSREDKHECPFARSSIQLTVLLCELLRIGEPCSETAQDFSPMFFSQDQSFHELFCVSIQLLNKTWKEMRATQEDFDKVMQVVREQLARTLALKPSSLELFRTKVNALPYGEVLRLRQTERLHQEGTLAPPILELREKLKPELMGLIRQQRLLRLCEGTLFRKISSRRRQDKLWFCCLSPNHKVLQYGDVEEASSPPTPESLPEQLPVADIKALLTGKDCPHVREKGSGKQNKDLYELAFSVSYDHGEEEAYLNFIAPSKREFHLWTDGLSALLGSPMGSEQTRLDLEQLLTMETKLRLLELENVPIPEQPPPIPPPPTNFNFCYDCSIPEP